The Candidatus Eisenbacteria bacterium genome includes a region encoding these proteins:
- a CDS encoding glycosyltransferase family 2 protein encodes MSAAPRISAVVPAYNEAESLAKLHEELVAGLDALGMPWEIVYVDDGSRDGSEALYERLCAADPRVRAILLRRNFGKSAALATGFRAARGELVATLDADLQDDPAELPRLLAALENGLDLVSGWKVKRHDPITKTLPSKLFNAVTSRVAGIRLHDFNCGFKLYRREVVEAIEVYGELHRFMPALAHWRGFRVGELGVNHRARRFGRSKFGAARFVNGFLDLLAAAFISTSALKPLHVFGRIGVLFLAIGLGLGVWFTAQWLHGDPLRVRPLMLFAAACVLLAIQFILMGLLGEMIAHQAARADYPVRKRFNLDS; translated from the coding sequence TGGTCGCGGGGCTCGATGCGCTCGGCATGCCGTGGGAGATCGTGTACGTGGACGACGGCTCGCGGGACGGTTCCGAGGCGTTGTACGAACGGCTGTGCGCCGCCGACCCGCGCGTGCGGGCGATCCTGCTGCGCCGCAACTTCGGCAAGTCGGCGGCGCTCGCGACCGGCTTCCGCGCCGCGCGCGGAGAACTGGTCGCGACGCTCGACGCCGACCTGCAGGACGATCCGGCCGAGCTGCCGCGGCTGCTGGCGGCGCTCGAGAACGGGCTCGACCTCGTCTCGGGCTGGAAGGTCAAACGCCACGACCCGATCACCAAGACGCTGCCGAGCAAGCTGTTCAACGCCGTGACCTCGCGGGTCGCGGGCATCCGGCTGCACGACTTCAACTGCGGCTTCAAGCTCTACCGCCGCGAAGTGGTGGAGGCGATCGAGGTCTACGGCGAACTGCACCGCTTCATGCCGGCGCTGGCGCACTGGCGCGGCTTCCGCGTCGGCGAGCTGGGCGTGAACCACCGGGCGCGTCGCTTCGGGCGCTCCAAATTCGGCGCCGCCCGGTTCGTGAACGGCTTTCTCGACCTGCTCGCCGCCGCCTTCATCTCGACCTCGGCGCTCAAGCCGCTGCACGTCTTCGGGCGCATCGGCGTGCTGTTCCTCGCCATCGGCCTGGGGCTCGGCGTGTGGTTCACCGCCCAGTGGCTGCACGGCGACCCGCTGCGCGTCCGGCCGCTCATGCTGTTCGCCGCGGCCTGCGTGCTGCTCGCCATCCAGTTCATCCTCATGGGGCTGCTGGGCGAGATGATCGCGCACCAGGCCGCGCGCGCCGACTATCCCGTGCGCAAGCGCTTCAACCTGGACTCCTGA